The following proteins are encoded in a genomic region of Heterodontus francisci isolate sHetFra1 unplaced genomic scaffold, sHetFra1.hap1 HAP1_SCAFFOLD_1022, whole genome shotgun sequence:
- the LOC137360494 gene encoding glutamate-rich WD repeat-containing protein 1-like: protein MGEWKNGLCDPCGFVSLPSAGRLATGDCSRNIHLWEPSEGGTWTVDQRPYNAHTSSVEDIQWSPNEPTVFASCSADASIRIWDVRAGPGKGCMLVTEGAHQGDVNVISWNRREPFLVSGGDDGLLKIWDLRQFRDGESVAKFKQHSGPLTSVEWHPTESSVLAAAGADDQLTQWDLAVERDQEQEEEGGQDEGLSSLPPQLLFIHQGQQDIKELHWHPQCPGLLISTAHTGFDVFRTISV, encoded by the exons atgggggagtggaagaATGGCCTGTGTGACCCCTGTGGTTTTGTCTCCCTCCCGTCTGCAGGGCGCCTGGCGACTGGGGACTGCAGCAGGAACATTCACTTGTGGGAGCCCAGCGAAGGCGGAACCTGGACCGTCGACCAGCGGCCGTACAATGCACACACCAGCTCGGTAGAGGACATCCAGTGGTCCCCCAACGAGCCCACG GTCTTCGCCTCCTGTTCTGCCGACGCCTCCATCAGGATCTGGGACGTGCGGGCCGGCCCCGGGAAGGGCTGCATGCTGGTGACCGAGGGAGCCCACCAGGGCGACGTCAACGTCATCAGCTGGAACCGGCGGGAGCCCTTCCTGGTCTCTGGGGGCGACGACGGGCTGCTGAAGATCTGGGACCTGCGGCAGTTCCGG gATGGCGAGAGCGTGGCCAAATTCAAGCAGCACTCGGGCCCCTTGACGTCCGTGGAGTGGCACCCGACGGAGAGCAGCGTGCTGGCAGCGGCGGGCGCGGACGACCAGCTCACCCAGTGGGACCTGGCGGTGGAGCGGGAccaagagcaggaggaggagggcgggcagGACGAGGGTCTCTCCAGCCTGCCCCCACAGCTCCTGTTCATTCACCAGGGCCAACAGGACATCAAAGAGCTGCACTGGCACCCACAGTGCCCTGGCCTGCTGATCAGCACTGCCCACACAGGCTTCGATGTGTTCCGGACTATCAGTGTGTGA